The proteins below come from a single Chryseobacterium capnotolerans genomic window:
- a CDS encoding M43 family zinc metalloprotease yields MQKTIFSKLSIVPLLLGLVLVNAQDREGLKELKQFRQNNSSADGIERCGTIENEMSLKKMVPGRMSTEQFETWLAPLVEKAKRDHSLNKSQNGNIITIPVVVHVIHNGQNVGTAPNITDAQVKSQIAVMNNDYRRLAGSPGFNANPVGADVEIQFVLAKVDPKGNPTNGIDRVNLCKDYWARGAVSYGYEDFINGTVKPKTIWDPTKYMNMWSLEFAKNGLLGYAQFPSSSGLQGLEPDGGAATSDGVVAGYSTFGSMDYNDGTFLMIAGYDRGRTMTHEVGHYLGLRHIWGDASCGNDYCADTPTAHTANYDCDPAIASCDDPSVFEMVQNYMDYTNDTCMNIFTSDQKTRIRTVMDNSPRRMELKASTADQPIPLFQNDAEIKYDGGCSLGIVNCGAGVLRLLITNRGTGNLTSASISYSFNGGAAQNYNWTGNLTQDQSSVINIPVDGSVASSPVSFSIVTVNGGADQRSTNNTSTGNYVKPVAPEYFPATSVTFTLKRDRYGVETRWNLKNSAGQIVKSGAYSNTKPGQPDPALITQTWTLPADCYAFTISDDFGDGLENGYVDIATSSGQVIFHKDGEFVYETKTFTTRETLGTQETNKKSNFGVYPNPANDVLNITAVSGETQFEIHNAVGQIVKKGKIDNNQVRVADLEKGVYVITIQNKNISESIKFVKK; encoded by the coding sequence ATGCAAAAAACTATTTTTTCAAAATTATCTATCGTACCATTATTGCTTGGGCTGGTATTGGTAAATGCTCAAGATAGAGAAGGCCTAAAAGAGTTAAAACAATTTAGACAGAATAATTCAAGTGCTGACGGCATCGAGAGGTGTGGTACTATTGAAAATGAGATGTCATTAAAGAAAATGGTTCCTGGCAGAATGTCAACAGAACAGTTTGAAACATGGCTGGCTCCTTTGGTGGAAAAGGCAAAAAGGGATCACTCTTTGAATAAATCCCAAAATGGGAATATTATTACTATTCCGGTAGTGGTTCACGTTATTCATAACGGTCAAAATGTAGGAACTGCCCCTAATATTACAGATGCTCAGGTAAAGTCGCAGATTGCGGTAATGAATAATGATTATAGAAGGCTTGCAGGATCCCCAGGATTTAATGCCAATCCTGTAGGAGCAGATGTTGAAATACAGTTTGTTTTGGCCAAGGTAGATCCTAAGGGGAACCCTACCAACGGTATTGACAGGGTAAATCTTTGTAAGGATTATTGGGCCAGAGGTGCAGTAAGTTATGGCTATGAAGATTTTATTAATGGTACAGTGAAGCCTAAAACAATTTGGGATCCTACAAAATACATGAATATGTGGAGCTTAGAATTTGCAAAAAATGGATTACTGGGATATGCTCAGTTTCCGTCTAGTTCAGGGCTTCAGGGGCTTGAGCCGGATGGGGGAGCAGCTACGTCAGATGGTGTTGTTGCAGGGTACTCAACCTTTGGAAGTATGGATTATAATGATGGAACATTTCTTATGATAGCCGGTTATGATAGAGGAAGAACAATGACTCATGAAGTAGGACACTATTTGGGATTAAGACATATTTGGGGAGATGCTTCATGTGGAAATGATTATTGTGCAGATACCCCTACAGCTCATACTGCAAATTATGACTGTGACCCTGCGATAGCTAGCTGCGATGATCCGTCTGTATTTGAAATGGTTCAGAATTACATGGATTATACCAATGATACCTGTATGAATATTTTCACCAGCGACCAGAAAACAAGGATCAGAACAGTAATGGATAACTCTCCAAGAAGAATGGAGCTAAAGGCCTCTACTGCTGACCAGCCTATTCCTTTATTTCAGAATGATGCTGAAATAAAATACGATGGAGGATGCTCATTGGGAATTGTTAATTGTGGTGCAGGAGTATTACGTCTTTTAATTACAAATAGAGGTACTGGTAATTTAACATCAGCTTCTATTTCTTATTCTTTTAATGGTGGAGCTGCACAAAATTATAACTGGACAGGTAATCTGACACAGGATCAATCGAGTGTTATCAATATTCCGGTAGATGGCTCTGTTGCTTCTTCTCCCGTTTCTTTTTCTATTGTCACTGTCAATGGAGGCGCTGATCAGAGAAGTACGAATAACACTTCAACAGGGAATTATGTGAAACCTGTAGCCCCTGAATATTTCCCTGCAACTTCGGTTACTTTTACATTAAAAAGAGACCGATATGGAGTAGAAACAAGATGGAACTTAAAAAATAGTGCCGGTCAGATTGTCAAGTCAGGTGCATATAGTAATACAAAGCCTGGGCAACCGGATCCTGCTCTTATTACCCAAACATGGACGCTGCCTGCGGATTGCTATGCCTTTACAATTTCAGATGATTTTGGTGATGGTTTAGAGAACGGCTATGTAGATATTGCCACCAGCTCAGGCCAGGTGATATTCCATAAAGATGGTGAATTTGTATATGAGACTAAAACATTTACAACAAGAGAAACTTTAGGAACTCAGGAAACGAATAAGAAAAGCAATTTTGGAGTATATCCTAACCCAGCCAACGATGTTCTTAATATTACGGCTGTTTCAGGTGAAACTCAATTTGAAATTCATAATGCAGTTGGGCAGATTGTGAAGAAAGGAAAGATTGACAATAATCAGGTTCGTGTAGCAGATCTTGAAAAAGGAGTTTATGTGATCACGATACAGAATAAGAATATTTCTGAAAGTATCAAGTTCGTTAAAAAATAA
- the mazG gene encoding nucleoside triphosphate pyrophosphohydrolase — MNTKQEKLEAFGRLLDIMDDLREKCPWDQKQTLQSLRHLTLEETYELSDAILQEDLQEIKKELGDVLLHLVFYSKIGSEKGSFDIADVINSLNEKLIFRHPHIYGDTEVKDEEEVKQNWEKLKLKEGNKSILGGVPKSLPSLVKAYRIQDKVKGIGFEFHDAEDAWKKVDEEIQEFHAETDLYKKEQELGDVFFSLINYARISGINPDSALERTNLKFISRFQKMEVLAEEENLKLADMSLEEMDVLWEKAKQLS, encoded by the coding sequence ATGAATACAAAACAGGAAAAACTAGAAGCTTTCGGGAGACTACTGGATATTATGGACGATTTACGCGAGAAGTGCCCGTGGGATCAGAAACAGACTTTACAGTCTCTTCGCCATCTTACTCTTGAAGAGACTTATGAGCTTTCCGACGCCATTTTACAGGAAGATTTGCAGGAGATTAAAAAAGAATTGGGAGATGTATTGCTTCATCTGGTTTTTTATTCTAAAATAGGTTCTGAAAAAGGAAGCTTTGATATAGCAGATGTTATTAATTCCCTTAATGAAAAACTGATTTTCCGCCACCCGCATATTTATGGAGATACTGAAGTAAAAGATGAAGAGGAAGTGAAACAAAATTGGGAGAAATTAAAATTGAAAGAAGGAAATAAATCTATCTTAGGAGGTGTTCCGAAAAGTCTGCCAAGTTTGGTGAAAGCCTATAGAATTCAGGATAAAGTAAAAGGAATCGGCTTTGAATTTCATGATGCGGAAGATGCATGGAAAAAGGTAGATGAGGAAATTCAGGAATTTCATGCAGAAACAGATTTATATAAAAAAGAACAGGAATTGGGAGACGTATTTTTTTCGTTGATCAACTATGCAAGAATTTCAGGAATTAATCCGGACTCTGCATTGGAGAGAACCAATCTTAAGTTTATTTCAAGATTTCAGAAGATGGAAGTCCTTGCTGAAGAGGAGAATTTAAAGCTTGCAGACATGTCCCTTGAAGAAATGGATGTCCTTTGGGAAAAGGCAAAACAGCTATCATAA
- a CDS encoding DUF5606 family protein, translating to MLLEKIISISGKPGLYKLVSQLRNGFIIEDVTNKKKVSIGNSSQVSLLDNIAMFTFEKEVPLFEVFENIAKNNDYKETISHKSSDADLKDFMLTSLPNYDTERVYASDIKKLAQWYNILQKAGYITPESFVKAEPETLDGEPAEEVSLDMDAKKAAPKAEKPAAPKVKATSAAKSAPKSTHRKQG from the coding sequence ATGCTGTTAGAAAAAATAATTTCAATTTCTGGAAAACCAGGACTTTACAAATTAGTTTCTCAATTAAGAAACGGATTCATCATTGAAGATGTTACCAACAAGAAAAAAGTAAGCATTGGAAACTCTAGCCAGGTAAGCTTATTAGATAATATCGCAATGTTTACATTTGAAAAAGAAGTTCCATTGTTCGAAGTTTTTGAAAATATTGCTAAAAACAACGACTACAAAGAAACTATTTCTCATAAGTCTTCAGATGCAGATTTAAAAGACTTCATGTTGACCTCTCTTCCTAACTATGATACTGAAAGAGTATACGCTTCTGACATCAAGAAATTGGCTCAGTGGTATAACATCCTTCAGAAAGCAGGATACATCACTCCTGAAAGTTTCGTAAAGGCTGAGCCTGAAACTTTAGACGGTGAACCTGCAGAAGAGGTAAGTTTAGATATGGATGCTAAAAAAGCTGCTCCAAAAGCAGAAAAGCCTGCTGCTCCAAAAGTAAAAGCTACTTCAGCTGCAAAATCGGCTCCGAAAAGTACGCACAGAAAACAAGGATAA
- the def gene encoding peptide deformylase yields MILPIRAFGDPVLRKVGKDIEKDYPGLQELIDNMFETMYSANGIGLAAPQIGLDIRLFVIDVTPLAEDEDYEDIKDELAEFKKVFINARILEESGEEWKFNEGCLSIPDVREDVKRKGTIVIEYYDENFVKHTETFSDIRARVIQHEYDHIEGILFTDHLSALKKKLVKGKLSKISQGDVSIGYKMRFPK; encoded by the coding sequence ATGATATTACCGATAAGAGCTTTTGGGGATCCTGTTTTGAGAAAAGTAGGAAAAGATATAGAAAAAGATTACCCCGGATTACAGGAACTGATAGATAATATGTTCGAAACGATGTACAGTGCAAACGGAATTGGTCTTGCTGCACCTCAGATCGGTTTGGATATCCGTTTGTTTGTAATAGACGTTACTCCTCTTGCGGAAGATGAGGACTATGAGGATATTAAGGATGAATTGGCAGAATTCAAGAAAGTATTCATCAATGCCAGAATTCTTGAAGAATCAGGAGAAGAATGGAAGTTCAATGAAGGCTGTCTGTCTATTCCGGATGTAAGAGAAGACGTGAAAAGAAAAGGGACAATCGTTATTGAATATTATGACGAAAATTTTGTGAAACATACAGAAACTTTTTCCGATATTAGAGCCCGCGTAATTCAGCATGAATATGACCACATTGAAGGGATTCTGTTTACCGATCACTTAAGCGCTTTGAAGAAGAAATTGGTGAAAGGAAAGCTGTCCAAGATCTCTCAGGGGGATGTAAGCATCGGTTACAAAATGAGATTTCCAAAATAA
- the ruvX gene encoding Holliday junction resolvase RuvX has translation MGQILAIDYGKARCGIAVTDDMQIIASGLETVENRILMEFLKKYFSENKVDEVVIGLPIDLKGNISEVETDILKFIEDFNKEFSDIAVHRFDERFTSKMASFFISQSGKSKKKRQEKGLIDKISATIILQNFLEQRLR, from the coding sequence ATGGGACAAATCCTTGCAATAGACTACGGAAAAGCCCGTTGTGGCATCGCTGTAACGGATGATATGCAGATTATAGCCAGTGGGCTGGAAACTGTAGAGAACCGTATTTTAATGGAATTTTTGAAAAAATATTTCAGTGAAAATAAAGTGGATGAAGTAGTCATTGGACTTCCCATAGATTTGAAGGGAAATATTTCAGAGGTGGAAACCGATATTTTAAAATTCATTGAAGATTTTAATAAAGAATTTTCGGATATTGCAGTCCATCGTTTTGATGAAAGATTTACTTCCAAAATGGCTTCATTCTTTATCTCCCAAAGCGGAAAAAGTAAGAAGAAAAGACAAGAAAAAGGATTAATAGATAAAATAAGTGCAACTATTATATTGCAGAATTTTTTAGAACAAAGATTAAGATGA
- a CDS encoding SixA phosphatase family protein gives MKRLILVRHAKSDWPEETDDFDRPLADKGLEDAMNMSRFLKNNNISIDYFVSSPAVRALNTCKIFNQTYQLSCSTNEKLYNPSERNFESVIYDLDDNLSSVALFSHNNGISNFANSISEDIFHFPTCGVAGFEVDCESWSEFDGAKKKLLFFYEPGKI, from the coding sequence ATGAAGAGACTCATCCTCGTAAGACATGCGAAAAGCGACTGGCCGGAAGAAACGGATGATTTTGACAGACCTTTGGCAGACAAAGGCCTGGAAGATGCTATGAACATGTCCAGATTCCTTAAAAACAATAATATTTCCATCGATTATTTTGTATCGAGCCCGGCAGTACGTGCTTTGAATACCTGTAAAATTTTTAATCAAACGTATCAGCTAAGCTGTTCTACAAATGAAAAATTATACAATCCTTCAGAAAGAAATTTTGAATCTGTAATCTATGATCTGGATGACAACCTGAGTTCAGTGGCTCTTTTCTCTCATAATAATGGAATTTCCAATTTTGCCAATTCCATCTCTGAAGATATTTTTCATTTTCCAACCTGCGGCGTAGCTGGCTTTGAAGTAGACTGTGAGTCATGGTCTGAATTTGATGGGGCCAAAAAGAAACTTCTATTCTTTTATGAGCCGGGGAAAATATAA
- a CDS encoding archaemetzincin: MSYFEAIAFNDVKLSATPQPGSWRYNHHEQFQQFEDFQKTKKIKPESGKNTIYLQPIGDFSLLQKKEIKFTKEYLKIYFQLETKILPVLPNSIFPKNVKRIFKDGQEQVLAGYVLDSVLIKRKPKDAVVLMGITERDLYPRPDWNYVFGFASYENGVGVTSMYRFANGHLTDSNFNESLTRLMKISSHEIGHMFGVTHCLNANCVMNGTSTLSETDFHYVRACSLCQRKLNSNIPYNNKKRLLELKRFFEKHHLHSELARTEQDLNLLR; encoded by the coding sequence ATGAGCTATTTTGAAGCAATTGCGTTCAATGATGTAAAACTGTCTGCCACTCCCCAACCTGGAAGCTGGAGGTATAATCATCATGAACAATTTCAGCAGTTTGAAGATTTTCAAAAAACAAAAAAGATCAAACCTGAATCTGGAAAAAATACAATTTATCTTCAGCCTATCGGTGATTTTAGTCTCTTACAGAAGAAAGAGATTAAATTCACCAAAGAGTATTTGAAAATTTATTTTCAGTTGGAAACGAAAATATTACCTGTATTACCCAACAGCATTTTCCCCAAAAATGTAAAAAGAATTTTCAAGGACGGCCAAGAACAAGTATTGGCCGGATATGTGCTGGACAGTGTTTTAATCAAAAGAAAACCCAAAGATGCTGTAGTGCTTATGGGGATAACCGAAAGAGACCTTTACCCACGACCCGATTGGAACTATGTTTTTGGATTTGCATCCTACGAAAATGGCGTGGGTGTTACTTCAATGTATAGATTTGCCAACGGGCATCTTACAGATTCTAATTTTAACGAAAGTCTTACAAGATTGATGAAGATCAGCTCTCATGAAATTGGACATATGTTTGGAGTCACTCACTGCCTCAATGCAAATTGTGTGATGAATGGAACCAGTACTCTTTCCGAAACTGATTTTCATTATGTAAGAGCCTGCTCACTCTGCCAGAGAAAACTCAACTCCAACATTCCTTATAACAACAAAAAGAGATTGCTTGAATTAAAAAGGTTCTTTGAAAAGCATCATCTCCATTCGGAGCTTGCCCGCACTGAACAGGACTTAAACCTTCTCCGGTAA
- a CDS encoding serine hydrolase produces MQKFSFFIFLLTVGLANAQVEEKKLDDLIQNTLKTFDVPGMSVGIVKDGKVTYSKGFGVRSLNSKQAMDDNTLVGIASNSKGFTCVALAILADEGKLDWDDKVSKYIPEFQMYDPYVSQNVTIKDLITHRAGLGLGQGDLMFFPEGGNLTVNDIVHNVRYLKPENPFRTTLDYNNIMFIVAGEVIHRISGLSWAEFIEQRIMKPVGMTSSFGSYNRAKAVTNKIDAHAPVDGKAVAVPHDWNEAGNAAGGIMSNIKDMTTWAECLLNNFTTKDGKKLVSDKNVQQLWSLQIPDKVAAKNPYDTSFYGYGLGWFLSDVKGHKQVQHTGGLIGTVTQFTLIPDLKLGIVVLTNQQSGAAFNTITNTVKDSYLGVADRNWLKTYGDRMSKVEAEFNKQKKEAFAKSETFKKEKALQPKAEQFTGTYNDVWFGDVEIVQQGNTYRISCKNSPRLKGELLPYSNNSFIIKWDDRSYDADAYILFDYDENGKAQSAKLKAISDVTDFSFDFDDLDLKRK; encoded by the coding sequence ATGCAGAAATTTTCTTTTTTCATTTTTCTTTTAACCGTAGGATTAGCGAATGCACAGGTTGAAGAGAAAAAATTGGATGATCTGATCCAGAATACCCTGAAAACTTTTGACGTTCCCGGAATGTCTGTAGGAATCGTAAAAGATGGTAAAGTGACTTATTCCAAAGGATTTGGAGTGCGTTCTCTAAACTCTAAGCAAGCAATGGATGATAATACCTTGGTAGGAATAGCTTCCAACTCCAAAGGGTTCACCTGTGTGGCATTAGCAATTTTGGCGGATGAAGGAAAATTAGACTGGGATGATAAAGTTTCAAAATATATTCCTGAATTTCAGATGTATGACCCTTACGTTTCTCAAAATGTTACGATCAAGGATCTTATTACCCACAGAGCCGGATTAGGATTAGGACAGGGAGACCTGATGTTTTTTCCGGAAGGAGGAAACTTAACGGTTAATGATATTGTTCATAATGTGAGATATCTGAAACCTGAAAACCCTTTCAGAACAACTTTAGACTATAATAATATCATGTTCATTGTTGCTGGTGAAGTCATTCACAGAATCTCAGGATTAAGCTGGGCTGAATTTATTGAACAAAGAATTATGAAGCCTGTAGGGATGACTTCCAGCTTTGGAAGCTACAACAGAGCGAAGGCCGTAACGAATAAAATTGATGCTCATGCCCCTGTAGATGGAAAAGCTGTAGCAGTTCCTCATGATTGGAATGAAGCCGGAAATGCTGCCGGAGGAATCATGAGTAATATTAAGGATATGACTACCTGGGCAGAATGCTTATTGAATAATTTCACGACCAAAGATGGTAAGAAATTAGTCTCCGATAAAAATGTTCAGCAGCTTTGGAGCCTGCAGATACCAGATAAGGTAGCTGCTAAAAACCCGTATGATACCAGTTTCTACGGATATGGTTTAGGCTGGTTTTTAAGCGATGTGAAAGGACATAAACAAGTACAGCATACAGGAGGGCTGATTGGAACTGTTACACAGTTTACTTTAATTCCTGATCTTAAATTAGGAATTGTAGTATTAACCAACCAACAATCCGGAGCTGCATTCAACACCATTACCAATACGGTGAAAGATTCTTACCTTGGCGTGGCAGACAGAAACTGGCTGAAAACATATGGGGATAGAATGTCAAAAGTGGAAGCTGAATTTAATAAACAAAAGAAAGAGGCTTTCGCAAAATCAGAAACCTTTAAAAAAGAGAAAGCACTTCAGCCAAAAGCAGAACAGTTTACAGGAACTTATAACGATGTGTGGTTTGGCGATGTAGAAATTGTTCAGCAAGGAAATACTTACAGAATTTCATGTAAAAACTCACCAAGGTTAAAAGGAGAGCTTCTTCCTTATTCCAATAATTCATTTATCATCAAATGGGATGACAGAAGCTATGATGCTGATGCCTATATCCTATTCGATTATGATGAAAACGGAAAAGCTCAGTCGGCAAAATTAAAAGCAATTTCCGATGTTACGGATTTCAGCTTTGATTTTGATGATCTGGATCTGAAAAGAAAGTAA
- a CDS encoding TonB-dependent receptor: MRFISEVKKKLEKLKETPLSVKIVDMQAVKSQANNIGEILNMATGVKLRTEGGVGSAFQVNLGGLQGKAVRIFRDGVPIEFYGHSFNPNVLSPNMLDRVDVYKGVMPISLASDALGGGINFISKPIQKDNLEISNEIASFSTYKSHLNAVFIGKKDSLFYIGTQASYVFSKNNYKILGDVIDPETANLKKVEARRFHDDTEASYMEVYTGVRNKSWANDFRVGFIYSHFYKEIQNDLEMRKPYGEAFAKENNVTGYLQYKKMLFDNRLKLDLMTAFARYNNSFVDISRRRYNWLGEYTFSDENSVGEINKGNDMKMNYNMFHTRLNAAFRINNNHSLEFGNVYFYQRRKGSDPYGAVNVYGDDVLKTPAVYNKNIAALGLVSHWLNRKVETVLGVKNYFFSSKGYTTDKYNFTWESDRNKNASGYMAGISYKPKNFILKLSYEKAVRLPDETEIFGDGILIKENLDLEPEKSDNINFVLDYTSSNYKLNTSLNLFYRNVKNTIFMIPDNPYGRYQNYYDNRILGLEYEINYQPIKNLQTGFNFTYQDIRLKNLSGNEKIWEDARQPNIPYLFGNHYMRLNFSDIFSMRDKVELYYNINYVHRFLLYPVPKNLEPGLFSKATIASSDLLIPNDGRLGMVDVGVGITYFLADPKLAINFSINNLTNERLYDNYNAQKPTRSYHLKLTYTIF; encoded by the coding sequence ATGAGGTTTATATCAGAGGTAAAAAAGAAGCTCGAGAAGCTTAAAGAAACCCCGCTAAGTGTTAAGATTGTTGATATGCAGGCAGTAAAAAGCCAGGCCAACAATATTGGTGAAATATTAAATATGGCGACAGGAGTTAAGCTCCGTACAGAAGGCGGTGTCGGTTCTGCATTTCAGGTCAATCTTGGCGGGCTTCAGGGGAAAGCGGTCCGAATTTTCAGGGATGGAGTTCCCATTGAATTTTATGGACATAGCTTTAATCCTAATGTTTTATCGCCCAATATGCTGGATAGAGTAGATGTCTACAAAGGGGTAATGCCTATTTCGCTGGCATCGGATGCTTTGGGAGGTGGGATTAATTTTATCTCGAAGCCGATACAGAAAGATAACCTTGAAATATCAAATGAGATTGCATCATTCAGTACCTATAAATCGCATCTTAATGCTGTATTTATTGGCAAAAAAGACAGTCTGTTTTATATAGGAACCCAGGCAAGCTATGTATTTTCCAAAAACAATTATAAGATTTTGGGTGACGTTATAGATCCGGAAACAGCCAATCTTAAAAAAGTTGAAGCCAGAAGATTTCATGACGATACCGAAGCTTCTTATATGGAAGTCTATACCGGGGTAAGAAATAAAAGCTGGGCCAATGACTTTAGAGTTGGATTCATCTATTCTCATTTCTATAAGGAGATTCAGAACGATCTTGAAATGAGAAAACCTTACGGTGAAGCTTTTGCCAAAGAAAACAATGTAACGGGTTACCTTCAGTATAAAAAAATGCTCTTTGATAACCGTCTTAAACTGGATTTGATGACTGCTTTTGCCAGATACAACAATTCTTTCGTAGACATCAGCAGACGCAGATACAATTGGCTGGGTGAATACACTTTTAGTGATGAAAACAGCGTTGGCGAGATCAATAAGGGGAATGATATGAAGATGAATTATAATATGTTTCATACAAGGCTTAATGCCGCATTCCGGATTAATAATAATCACAGCCTGGAATTTGGAAATGTGTATTTCTACCAGCGAAGAAAAGGAAGTGATCCTTATGGAGCTGTCAATGTATACGGAGATGATGTTCTTAAAACTCCGGCTGTTTACAACAAGAATATTGCTGCTTTGGGATTGGTGTCTCATTGGCTCAACCGTAAAGTGGAAACAGTACTTGGGGTAAAGAATTATTTCTTCAGTTCCAAAGGGTATACTACGGATAAATACAATTTCACATGGGAATCTGACCGGAATAAGAATGCTTCCGGATATATGGCTGGTATAAGCTATAAACCTAAAAACTTTATCCTGAAATTATCCTATGAAAAAGCAGTTCGTCTTCCTGATGAAACCGAAATTTTCGGAGATGGAATTCTAATTAAAGAAAATCTTGATCTGGAACCGGAAAAAAGTGATAATATAAATTTTGTGCTGGATTATACTTCATCGAATTATAAACTGAATACAAGTTTAAATCTATTTTACAGAAACGTCAAGAACACCATCTTCATGATACCGGATAATCCTTATGGACGTTACCAGAACTATTATGACAACAGAATTCTTGGATTGGAGTATGAAATCAACTATCAACCTATAAAAAATCTTCAGACAGGGTTTAATTTTACCTACCAGGATATAAGGCTTAAAAACCTTTCCGGTAATGAAAAGATCTGGGAAGATGCTAGGCAGCCCAATATTCCTTACTTATTTGGAAACCATTATATGAGGCTGAACTTTTCAGATATTTTCAGCATGCGGGATAAGGTGGAGTTGTATTATAACATCAATTATGTACATCGTTTCCTGCTATATCCTGTGCCAAAAAATCTGGAACCGGGCCTGTTTTCTAAAGCAACGATTGCTTCCAGTGATCTTCTGATTCCAAATGACGGCAGACTGGGAATGGTAGACGTAGGAGTAGGGATTACCTATTTCCTGGCAGATCCTAAACTTGCCATTAATTTTAGCATTAATAATCTTACGAACGAAAGACTGTATGATAATTATAATGCACAGAAACCTACAAGATCATATCATTTGAAATTAACGTATACAATTTTTTAA
- a CDS encoding lysine N(6)-hydroxylase/L-ornithine N(5)-oxygenase family protein, producing MKYDIIGIGIGPFNLSLAALLEEHDLKTIFFDKAPRFEWHSGLMIERTTLQVPFLADLVTIVNPKSPFTYINYLREQGKIFRFCFKESFYVTRMEYNLYCKWVASQIKSLNFSHTVTEIDYNETHECYEVSVIDLINCEKKVYLTDKIVLGVGSIPNVPKITERFSKEHIFHSSEYLHRKQYLKKGSTITVLGSGQSGGEVFFDLLSSRPELGLKLNWVTAADRFFPMENSKFTYEFTSMDYISYFNRLPLNKRREVINKQDILYKGINDELISTIYDELYHQQMKEEQPLPVKILTNSLLEDMSYSENYTLNLRHLEEEKTFSFNTDYLILATGYRYEVPHFLQPIEGRLNKSQNDGTLLSSENYTVDVNDNEIFMQNGCVDSQGIITSDLGMGPYRNATIINKILGHEYYPLEKNIAFQHFGALETI from the coding sequence ATGAAATATGATATCATTGGTATAGGAATAGGACCTTTCAATCTAAGTCTTGCGGCTTTGCTTGAAGAACATGATCTGAAAACCATATTTTTTGACAAAGCACCCAGGTTTGAATGGCATAGTGGTTTAATGATAGAGCGTACAACGCTTCAGGTTCCTTTCCTGGCAGATCTGGTAACGATTGTAAATCCTAAAAGCCCTTTTACCTATATCAATTATTTAAGAGAACAAGGTAAAATTTTCCGATTCTGTTTTAAGGAAAGTTTTTATGTAACAAGAATGGAGTATAACCTGTATTGTAAATGGGTAGCATCACAAATTAAAAGCCTTAATTTCAGCCACACTGTTACAGAAATAGATTACAACGAAACCCACGAGTGTTATGAAGTTTCTGTGATTGATCTTATTAATTGTGAAAAGAAAGTTTATCTCACCGATAAAATCGTATTAGGAGTAGGTTCAATTCCTAATGTTCCCAAAATTACCGAGCGCTTCTCTAAAGAACATATTTTCCACTCTTCTGAATATCTACATAGAAAACAATATTTAAAGAAAGGAAGTACTATTACCGTATTGGGCTCCGGACAAAGTGGAGGTGAAGTATTTTTTGATCTTCTTTCTTCCAGACCGGAATTAGGTTTAAAGCTGAACTGGGTAACAGCCGCTGACAGATTCTTCCCAATGGAAAATTCAAAATTCACATATGAATTTACTTCCATGGATTATATTTCCTATTTCAACAGGCTTCCATTAAACAAAAGAAGAGAAGTGATCAATAAGCAGGATATTCTGTATAAAGGAATCAATGACGAACTGATCAGTACCATTTATGATGAGCTTTATCATCAGCAGATGAAAGAAGAACAGCCTCTTCCTGTTAAAATATTGACCAATAGCCTGCTTGAAGATATGTCTTACAGTGAAAACTATACATTAAACTTGAGGCATCTGGAAGAAGAAAAAACTTTTTCATTCAATACTGATTATCTGATTCTGGCAACCGGTTATCGATATGAAGTTCCTCATTTTTTACAGCCAATAGAAGGCCGTCTGAACAAGAGTCAAAATGATGGAACGTTACTATCCTCAGAAAACTATACCGTGGATGTAAACGATAATGAAATATTCATGCAGAACGGTTGTGTAGATTCACAGGGGATTATTACATCAGACCTTGGAATGGGTCCTTATAGAAATGCTACGATTATCAATAAAATATTAGGCCACGAATATTATCCATTAGAAAAGAATATTGCTTTTCAGCATTTTGGAGCATTAGAAACGATATAA